The DNA sequence TATTTCTCTTGATGACAATATATACAGTCCTCATTGTAAATGTGTAAATTAACTTTCATCTTGATCCCTTGGAGAATTATCTTCTTTGTGACTAAGAATGCTTTTATCCTAGTATTTAGGTGCAGTATCGGGCATGTAGTCTGTAGTCTACATAGTGTACCTTTCGTATATGTGATAGTGAGAGAAATGAGGAAGATACTGAATAGTTTATCTGGATGTGCAAACTGGAAGCAGTGAGATGATTTTGGCtgtatttatattgaaatgcTATGCTATCTGACTAGTTTTATATGTTAGATATCTCTTATTTAGTGTGTTGCAAATATGATAGTAAAGGTCATGATAAATGCACAGGCATTCGTAAGAAGCAGATGATGGAGTTCCCTTTGCAGTGGCTTCTTTAACATAATCTATTGTGAATATTCAACTCCATCAAGCAAGCATATGTAATAATTTCACTGTTATGTCATTCTGGGATTCTAAAAGAAACTATATTTAGATACTAAGGAACAACATCATTTAAGTTTGGTTGCTAATCTTATAATGGCATTATGAACTGAGTTCAACAATTAGTGTCAAATGCACAGAAATTAGGCAGACTGTTGAAGCGGACTTGTTtccacttatttttattttaaaaaataattagttacaCCTGTGGTTTACGTACTTAGAACTGCACTCCACCAGAAAGAAGATTATTCTGGAAGGTTAATGAACTTTCCTGAATCCTGATAATGTGATTGTGATTCACAAATTGGAGCTTCTAGAAAAAATAACATGGAGAGTAGTCAATGTGCAAGACTTGATAAATGAAAGTATTAGTGACTATTGATTGCTGGAATACCCCATGTATGGTTTCAACCTGCGAATGCTGTGCGCATGTCCCAGATTCTGAACTATGAAACTACAGAAAATTGTCTTACAAATCCTTTtcatcttttctttctattccTCATCTCTAGTTCCATATTATTAGCTCAAGTTTAGCTCTTACGACGCTAATAATGTCGTCTTTTTGCATAATTTAGTTTGTGATCAGAAATTCTTCTCCGAACTGATGAAGGAGGCTACTGATATAGCTGGATGCTTTAGTTCAAGAGTGAGGCAGCTTCTCCAATTTCATATCCATGGTGGAGCGCAGcgatattttacatttttacgCTATTGTTTTGCTGCCCCTAAACGAAAGACAGCACAAGAATGTAAGATGTTAACTGAATATGCTATGATGAATGCTATGGCCATGCGGAAAATTCTCAAGAAGTATGATAAAGTAAGTAGAGGCCGGTTCTGCTGTTAGTTATGATTGCTGCCGAATTCCTAACCCTATGCCTGTtcatgtttttcttcttacatTCTTCACTAAATTCATGAATTGATACAGATACATAGTTCTGCCAATGGAAGGAAGTTCAAGTCTAAAATGCGTGCAGAACATACAGAAATTCTGCAGTCACCTTGGTTAATGGAATTAGGGGCTTTCTGTAAGAACTTCAATGAACGTAGAGGCGACACTGGTGGGCTCCACAATCCATTCTTATTTGACTTAACTGCTTCAGCGCCCACGATGACTTTGATCCTCCCAGATAATGTGAAACTAGAATACAATCTAACTTGTGCAATTTGCTTGGTAAGGTTATTTTCTTTGGTAAATTCTTATGGAAGtgttcttttaatttttctgtCGCAACAGAATAAGAACGTGTTTCTGTCAAATAATTGTCAGGATCTAGTTTTCAATCCGTATGCCTTGAGCTGTGGGCATATCTTCTGCAAATCATGTGCTTGCTCTGCAGCTTCCGTTATGGTTTTTCAAGGCCTCAAGGCTGCAAACTCAGAATCAAAATGTCCCGTGTGCAGAGAGGTAATGTTTCCTgcttatttataaaatagtataCAATTTATAGCTCTATGAGTAAGTTTTATGAAAGCTCTATGTGATATTTGGCTTCACTGCAGGTTGGTGTATACACCAAGGCGGTCCATATGATGGAACTGGATTTGCTTCTAAAGAAAGAGTGAGTAGAgaattttgattgttgtgtATCTTGCAAACggattttgaattgttttacGTTGGCAGGTGCAAGGAATACTGGAAGGAGCGTCTAGTTACTGAACGGGCTGACATGGTTAAGCAAACAAAGGTCTATTGGGAGACACAAACTGAGTACATGATCGGATATTGACATGATGCTCTGTAATGTTTCTTGCTGGCTCCCTCCATGCCCGGAACAATATATCCCGATTCGTTATTTGTCACTGCAGAGGTGACCGGCCTCTGACCGCCGATGCATTTGATCATCTTGGCGATATCATTTTAATGGGTGTCACAGATACTGTAATTTTGCACACTCCTCTCCACtgacttatttttttttggaaatatagGTTTCTGACCTTCTGCTGTTTTCCCACAACTTTTCTGTGGTAAGATGCTCTTTCTTCAAGTCTTATCTACTCcatatagtaattattttgcCATGCATGGTgctttctatattttatttcgaAAAGTATGACTAAATCATCAATAATGCAATTGGACATGTTGCATGACAATACATGAGAAATAAATTTCAGGACAATATTAGTgtaaaaaatgacaatttatATCTtaccatttcaattttaatttattttgtaattaattttcaatttgattgcTAATCTCAAATACTATTAAGTTAgctcttattttaattttgtatcacacaaaatattttgttacatAGAAAATAGCCAAATACAATGAAAAAAGTTCAAtgatttctttaattaataaaaaaaaattaaactaagaaTGTGGGCCAAAATATAAGAGTTGGAGTTTCTGTGACCATTTATACAAAGTTTGTGAGTCAAACTGCTAATTATGTCAGGTAATACCAAAGTTTATAAAATTGGAAATGTGCCAATTTTCATGTTGGAATGGCCCTATATTGTATGACTACAGTATAATTGCATATATGTATTTGTATCACCTAACTACTAattgtagtactccctccgtaccgctttagcagtcccgttgacttttctgcactcgttttgtaaaaatgataataaatagttaaagtggaaaaataataaagtaaaaaagagaataatatagggAAGAgttttatctacattattctcttttttactttattatttctccactttaactatttattatcatttttacaaaacgagtgaagaaaaatcaatgggactgctaaagcgggacggagggagtattatatattgaCAACTACactgaatattaattattattacgCCAATATATCAACTATGgacatattatattatttccaTTGACTAGAAATATATTACTGACGTTAGCTTCACTCAAACTATGTAattgtaataattatatatacctACTACCAGGCTATTAAATGTACTTTagtaatatttgttgatttagttttttatttgattttattatgtCCAATTTATATCGacaacttaattttataaacacCAATTTTTACTTGGAAATGGAAGAACAGTGGGGTTTCAACCTTAGATCTGTATTGCAAATAATCGACGCATCATtgatacttcctccgtccgctattaggagtctcattccttggcggcacgagttttaagaaatgttaagaaaagtgggtggaaaaaagttagtggaataggggtctcacttgtatatattagttttaaatgaaatgtgggtgaaatgagttggttgaaggtgagaccctattatcatttataataaaagtgaaccg is a window from the Salvia hispanica cultivar TCC Black 2014 chromosome 1, UniMelb_Shisp_WGS_1.0, whole genome shotgun sequence genome containing:
- the LOC125212340 gene encoding probable E3 ubiquitin-protein ligase BAH1-like, which codes for MKFGEKFSVYLDTNQERFVKNCRHVEYKRLKKVLKRCRNCTAINDSPSVDDDGDEAAFSQFCQLESCQFCDQKFFSELMKEATDIAGCFSSRVRQLLQFHIHGGAQRYFTFLRYCFAAPKRKTAQECKMLTEYAMMNAMAMRKILKKYDKIHSSANGRKFKSKMRAEHTEILQSPWLMELGAFCKNFNERRGDTGGLHNPFLFDLTASAPTMTLILPDNVKLEYNLTCAICLDLVFNPYALSCGHIFCKSCACSAASVMVFQGLKAANSESKCPVCREVGVYTKAVHMMELDLLLKKECKEYWKERLVTERADMVKQTKVYWETQTEYMIGY